CGGGAAGTGTTACTGTACCGCGAGCTAGCGTGAGCGCGTCCGCTGCTTTTGTAGCTCCTCAAACAACTTCAACAATTTCAGCAACTTCTTCTGCAACTATAGCAGCCAACACCGCTACAACTTTGAACACAACGCCGTCGATTAGCGCATTTAACGCCACCGCCGGAACTGCAACATTTTCTTTTGCATCGAACAATGAAGCCGCCGCCAATGCAACTGCTTCCTTAGCGACCCAAACGAATTCAACTGCTTTCGAAACATCTACTTCTTCAAACTTAGCGCCTAATAGCACAGCGGATACGCTACCCTGGAAATTGCTTGCTGTTTCAATGTGTAAGGCCTTGAAGCAATATTATGAGCAAAATGATTCAAATAGCATTCTCACTACA
The Eurosta solidaginis isolate ZX-2024a chromosome 5, ASM4086904v1, whole genome shotgun sequence DNA segment above includes these coding regions:
- the skl gene encoding uncharacterized protein skl, giving the protein MYFKKRKKNIYIYNCTNMAIPFYEPRQQQHTNDCDQIDGNFPPAPSSQSMTVPTANSNMTLAIITPTTGSVTVPRASVSASAAFVAPQTTSTISATSSATIAANTATTLNTTPSISAFNATAGTATFSFASNNEAAANATASLATQTNSTAFETSTSSNLAPNSTADTLPWKLLAVSMCKALKQYYEQNDSNSILTTAVIEILPSGVSAARE